The segment ACCGATATCACAAATCAAAACGTAGTGAATTATTTTATTTGAAATAAAGTATAGATGTTCAATATTTTTTTGATTTGGTTGACAATACAATCGTACTAATACAAAATGGATAAAAAAATGCTATATAAGGACTGTAGGGTCGGGTTTATCTATTATTCTGGTTAGAAGCATAAACTGTTGTAAAAACCCGCCCCTGCCGACTCTATCATTCATGGCAAACATTTAGCAATTTAATATAATATGAAACAAAAAAGAATGCTATAAATAAACTTGCGAATTTGTGTAGGGGTTTAATATTATTAAACCCCTACTATTCTTGAACCCTACTCATTCGTTGCAAACATTTAGCGATTTCAATAATGCACTTTAATTAATCTGTTATTAAGTCCCCAGGATATAGTATTTCCATTTGAGATGTAAAAATTATCTGTTCCCTGTTTCCTGTTCCCCGTTCCCTTCTCTTCACCAGTCCGTTTACAATTTCAATAGACTTACTAATGGAATTAAGGATTTTAAGGATACAATGTAGAGTTTAGATGATAGGATGACAAATGCGGTCACTGGTGAGTATATGGCAGAAACCTTATTATTTAATGCACTCCGTCAAGCCATTGATGAAGAAATGGCTCATGACGAGACAGTTTTTGTTCTCGGAGAAGACGTAGGACACTACGGCGGTTCCTACAAGGTAACAAAAGATCTTTACAAAAAATACGGCGACCTACGGGTTCTCGATACCCCCATCGCTGAAAACAGCTTTACGGGAATGGCGGTAGGGGCTGCCATGACAGGATTACGTCCTATTATTGAAGGGATGAACATGGGGTTTTTACTCCTCGCGTTTAACCAAATTGCTAACAATGCGGGGATGCTACGCTATACCTCTGGGGGCAACTTCAAAATACCGATGGTGATTCGCGGTCCAGGGGGCGTAGGACGGCAATTAGGGGCTGAACACTCCCAACGCCTTGAAGCCTATTTCCATGCTGTTCCTGGGCTAAAAATCGTGGCCTGTTCCACTCCTTACAACGCCAAGGGACTCCTCAAAGCAGCTATCCGCGATGATAACCCCGTTCTCTTTTTCGAGCACGTTCTTCTCTACAATTTGAAGGAAAAATTGCCCGATACGGAATACATTGTTCCCTTAGATAAAGCAGAAATCGTCAGACCAGGGAAAGATGTTACTATCCTGACCTATTCACGGATGCGCCATCATTGTGTTCAGGCGTTAAAAACCTTAGAAAAAGAAGGGTATGACCCCGAAATTATCGATTTAATTTCTTTAAAACCCTTTGATTTAGAGACAATTGGTGCATCTATTCGGAAAACCCATCGGGTGATTATTGTAGAAGAATGTATGAAAACCGGGGGAATTGCCGCCGAATTAATTGCGCTGATTAATGATAATTTCTTTGATGAATTGGATGCCCCAGTTATTCGCTTATCCTCCCAAGATATTCCCACTCCTTATAACGGAACATTAGAAAATTTGACCATTGTTCAACCGGCTAAAATTGTTGAAGCAGTCCAGAAAATGGTAGCTTTGCAGGTTTAATGGGACAGGGAGAGAAAGAGAAAACTTTAACCTCTGTACGGGCTTAATATTATTAAGCCCCTAGGAATTTCTCGAATAAGGATAAATTATGCAAAGACAGCGTTTATTATTGGGTTTCATTGCGGTATTAGCTATTACTTCCATCTTCATTTTGTCCACCCTTGGACTACAACTAGGATTAGACTTGAAAGGGGGAGCTCAATTAACCATTCTTGTCAAACCCACCAAAGAAGTCCCGCGCATCAGTCCTGAAGACTTACAAGCGGAAAAAACCATCCTAGAAAATCGGGTGAATGCCTTGGGGGTAACGGAAGCTTTTGTTCAGACCTTGGGAGAAGATAAAATCGTTATTCAGTTACCCGGAGTCACTGACCCTGAACAGGCCGAACGGGTGTTAGGGGGAACGGCACAATTAGAATTTCGGGAACAAAAACAGGGTACAGAAGGGCAATTTCAAGCTGAATTTACGATTAAACGTCAGTATGAAGCTGAATTGGCCACCCTCAGACAAGCAGCCAAAACCCCCGAAACTGCCCAACGGATAGAGGAACTGAATAAATCCATCGAAAAATCTAACGAAGCTGTCTTATCGCTGTTTCAATCGGTTGATTTAACGGGAAAAAACCTCAAGAGTGCCCGTCCGAGTCCTACTCAGTCAGGCAATAATTGGGACGTAGCTATTAGCTTTGATGATGCCGGGGGCAAAAAGTTCGCAGAATTGACCAAAAACCTCGCAGGAACGGGTCGTAGTATCGGAATTTTCCTCGATAATAGCCTTATTAGTGCCCCCGTAGTTGGAGTAGAGTTTGCCAACACTGGAATCACCGGAGGAAATGCCGTCATTACGGGTAACTTTACCATTGACAGTGCCAATGACCTCGCTGTACAAATTCGCGGGGGTTCCTTGCCTTTTCCCGTGGAAGTCGTAGAAAACCGTACCGTTGGCGCAACCTTGGGTCAAGATAGTATCCGAAGCAGTATCTATGCCGGGTTAGCCGGATTAGTTCTAGTATTAATCTTTATGGCGGTTTATTATCGTCTTCCTGGGGTCATTGCTGATGTCGCATTGGGAATTTACACGCTATTAACCTTAGCTGCTTATTCCTTAATTGGCGTAACTTTGACGCTGCCTGGAATTGCTGGATTTATTCTCAGTATTGGTATGGCGGTAGATGCTAATGTACTAATTTTTGAGCGAACCCGTGAAGAATTGCGAGAAGGCAATAGTCTTTATCGTTCCGTTGAAGCTGGATTTTACAACGCTTTTTCGAGTATTTTAGATAGTAATGTCACCACCTTAATCGCCTGTGGTGCGCTATTTGGCTTAGGGTCAGGATTAGTGAAAGGGTTTGCTTTAACATTGGCGATTGGGGTTGCTGTTAGTATGTTTACGGCCTTAACTTGTAGTCGAACCTTCCTCTTATTAACGGTTTTAGGAGTACCCACAGTTCGTCAGAAACCTCAACTCTTTTGCCCTAATTTACCCACAATTGCTAAGTAATATCGAGGGGGACATGGCAATAATATTTTAACTCCTGATGTAATGTACGGGCTTAATATTATTAAGCCCCTACGGATTTTTGATTCGATAATGTTACCTTTAGTAATGATAAAACGATGAAATTAAATGTTATTAAATCACAACGCTTGTGGTGGTCGATTTCGGGATTAATTATCCTGATTGGACTTATCGCAATGGTCGTTTCCTATTCCACGTTTCAATCTCCCCTACGCCCTGGATTAGACTTTATTGGGGGAACACGACTCCAATTACAATTAACCTGTGGAGTTCAGGGAAACTGCGAGAAACCCATTAGTACAGGAGAAGTCCAAGAGATTTTGAACCAACAGGGCTTATCTAGTAGTACCATTCAAGTGTTAGAAGGCAATATTCTGTCTATTCGCAGCAAAACCCTAGATGTAGACCAACGGACTAAACTACAACAGGCATTAACCGAGAAAATTGGCCAATTTGACCCCGAAACCGTTCAAATTGATACGGTTGGGGCAACAGTGGGCAAAGAGTTATTTACGTCAGGGATTTTAGCCCTTTTGGTGTCTTTCTTTGGCATTATTGTCTATCTCAGTGTTCGCTTTCAATTTGACTATGCTTTCTTCGCTATTGTTGCCCTAGTCCATGATGTTTTGGTCACGGCCGGAGTATTTGCCATACTAGGATTAGTCGCAGGGGTAGAGGTTGATAGTCTATTCTTGGTGTCCCTATTAACGATTATTGGTTTCTCGGTTAATGATACGGTCGTTATTTATGACCGTATTCGGGAAAATTTAGAGAAAACTCCTGAATTAACTATTAATGACATCGTGGACAATGCCGTTAATCAAACCCTGACCCGTTCGATTAACACCAGTTTAACGACCGTTTTGCCACTGATTGCTATTTTTCTGTTTGGGGGAGAAACCCTCAAATACTTTGCCCTTGCCTTGATTATTGGCTTTATCGCCGGGGCTTATTCGAGTATCTTTATTGCCAGTACCCTACTCGCTTTATGGCGCAATCGTCAACAGTTATCAGTAATCAGTAAACAGTAAACAGTAAACAGTAAACAGTTAATAAAAAGGCAACAGGCAACAGTTATCAGTTAACAGTCATTGGGAGTCAGGAGTGTCAATTTTTCCCCACACTCCCCCCATCTCCCCCTCCCCCCATCTCCCCCTCCCCCCATGACCCCCTCTCAATGGACTGGTATTATTAAACAAAAAGCCCTAGAGTTAGGTTTCCATAAGGTGGGAATTGCCGATGTGGATGATAATTTTGACGATAGGGCAACCAATCATCTAAACACCTGGTTAGCCTTGGGCTATCATAGCGATATGGCTTGGATGGCTAACCCGAAACGCTTCAATATTCGAGACTGTTGGCCTGAGGTTAAATCAGTTATCTGTGTTGCCTTGAATTATTACACCCCCCATCAACATCCCCAAGGTCAAGAATACGGCAAAATTTCCCGTTATGGATGGGGACGGGACTACCATAAGGTGATGGGTAAAAAGCTAAAAGCCTTAAGTCAGTGGCTAGAAAGCCAAGATAATTCGATTAAAACCCGTTATTATGTCGATACAGGACCCATACAAGACAAAGTTTGGGCACAACGGTCGGGAATTGGGTGGATTGCTAAAAATAGTAATGTGATTACCCGTGAGTACGGCAGTTGGGTCTTTTTAGGGGAAGTTTTGACTAATTTAAGCTTAATTCCTGATAAACCCCATACTCAACACTGTGGGACTTGTAAAAGCTGTTTAGACGCTTGTCCTACGAGAGCTATCCCTCAACCCTTTGTCGTGGATGCTAATCGGTGTATTGCCTATCATACCATCGAAAACAAAGCAGATACCTTACCTGAACCAATTGCTGCTAAGCTAGAAGGATGGGTAGCCGGATGCGATATTTGTCAAGAGGTCTGTCCCTGGAATCAACGCTTTGCCCAAGAGACAGATGTTGCTGATTTTCAGCCTTACCCTGATAATATAGCCCCAAAATTGCGAGATTTAGCCAATATGTCCCTAGAGGAATGGGATAGACGGTTTCGGGGTTCAGCGTTACGAAGGATTAAGTTAGAGCGATGGCAACGGAACGCTAATGCT is part of the Rippkaea orientalis PCC 8801 genome and harbors:
- the secF gene encoding protein translocase subunit SecF translates to MKLNVIKSQRLWWSISGLIILIGLIAMVVSYSTFQSPLRPGLDFIGGTRLQLQLTCGVQGNCEKPISTGEVQEILNQQGLSSSTIQVLEGNILSIRSKTLDVDQRTKLQQALTEKIGQFDPETVQIDTVGATVGKELFTSGILALLVSFFGIIVYLSVRFQFDYAFFAIVALVHDVLVTAGVFAILGLVAGVEVDSLFLVSLLTIIGFSVNDTVVIYDRIRENLEKTPELTINDIVDNAVNQTLTRSINTSLTTVLPLIAIFLFGGETLKYFALALIIGFIAGAYSSIFIASTLLALWRNRQQLSVISKQ
- the secD gene encoding protein translocase subunit SecD gives rise to the protein MQRQRLLLGFIAVLAITSIFILSTLGLQLGLDLKGGAQLTILVKPTKEVPRISPEDLQAEKTILENRVNALGVTEAFVQTLGEDKIVIQLPGVTDPEQAERVLGGTAQLEFREQKQGTEGQFQAEFTIKRQYEAELATLRQAAKTPETAQRIEELNKSIEKSNEAVLSLFQSVDLTGKNLKSARPSPTQSGNNWDVAISFDDAGGKKFAELTKNLAGTGRSIGIFLDNSLISAPVVGVEFANTGITGGNAVITGNFTIDSANDLAVQIRGGSLPFPVEVVENRTVGATLGQDSIRSSIYAGLAGLVLVLIFMAVYYRLPGVIADVALGIYTLLTLAAYSLIGVTLTLPGIAGFILSIGMAVDANVLIFERTREELREGNSLYRSVEAGFYNAFSSILDSNVTTLIACGALFGLGSGLVKGFALTLAIGVAVSMFTALTCSRTFLLLTVLGVPTVRQKPQLFCPNLPTIAK
- a CDS encoding alpha-ketoacid dehydrogenase subunit beta; the encoded protein is MAETLLFNALRQAIDEEMAHDETVFVLGEDVGHYGGSYKVTKDLYKKYGDLRVLDTPIAENSFTGMAVGAAMTGLRPIIEGMNMGFLLLAFNQIANNAGMLRYTSGGNFKIPMVIRGPGGVGRQLGAEHSQRLEAYFHAVPGLKIVACSTPYNAKGLLKAAIRDDNPVLFFEHVLLYNLKEKLPDTEYIVPLDKAEIVRPGKDVTILTYSRMRHHCVQALKTLEKEGYDPEIIDLISLKPFDLETIGASIRKTHRVIIVEECMKTGGIAAELIALINDNFFDELDAPVIRLSSQDIPTPYNGTLENLTIVQPAKIVEAVQKMVALQV
- the queG gene encoding tRNA epoxyqueuosine(34) reductase QueG — translated: MTPSQWTGIIKQKALELGFHKVGIADVDDNFDDRATNHLNTWLALGYHSDMAWMANPKRFNIRDCWPEVKSVICVALNYYTPHQHPQGQEYGKISRYGWGRDYHKVMGKKLKALSQWLESQDNSIKTRYYVDTGPIQDKVWAQRSGIGWIAKNSNVITREYGSWVFLGEVLTNLSLIPDKPHTQHCGTCKSCLDACPTRAIPQPFVVDANRCIAYHTIENKADTLPEPIAAKLEGWVAGCDICQEVCPWNQRFAQETDVADFQPYPDNIAPKLRDLANMSLEEWDRRFRGSALRRIKLERWQRNANANLEK